Proteins from a single region of Bacillus sp. (in: firmicutes):
- the rplS gene encoding 50S ribosomal protein L19: MQQLIHDITKEQLRADIPAFRPGDTLRVHVKVVEGTRERIQVFEGVVIKRRGGGVSETFTVRKISYGVGVERTFPVHTPKIAKIEVMRRGKVRRAKLYYLRSLRGKAARIKEIR, translated from the coding sequence ATGCAACAATTAATTCATGACATCACTAAAGAACAATTAAGAGCAGACATTCCTGCGTTCCGTCCTGGTGATACATTACGTGTTCATGTGAAGGTTGTCGAAGGAACTCGTGAACGTATTCAGGTGTTTGAAGGTGTTGTTATTAAGCGTCGTGGTGGTGGAGTTAGTGAAACATTTACGGTTCGTAAGATTTCTTACGGTGTAGGTGTTGAACGTACATTCCCTGTGCATACACCAAAAATTGCGAAGATTGAAGTTATGCGTCGCGGTAAAGTCCGTCGTGCAAAACTTTATTACCTACGTAGTCTTCGTGGTAAAGCAGCTCGTATTAAAGAAATCCGATAA
- the rimM gene encoding ribosome maturation factor RimM, whose protein sequence is MSKYFNVGKIVNTHGVRGEVKVISSTDFPEERFEKGSILYIEDASKQFIEVKVQSHRLHKNFHLLTFEGLANINDVEKYKGKMLKISEQRQDNLDENEFYYHEIIDCEVFSDEGESLGRIKEILSPGANDVWVVKRAGEKDLLLPYIEDVVKEVDVENKKVIVHLMEGLL, encoded by the coding sequence GTGTCGAAATATTTTAATGTAGGAAAAATCGTAAATACTCACGGAGTTAGAGGAGAAGTTAAGGTCATTTCATCCACTGATTTTCCTGAGGAACGTTTCGAAAAGGGAAGCATCCTTTATATAGAGGATGCTTCAAAGCAATTTATTGAAGTAAAAGTACAATCACATCGCTTACATAAAAATTTTCATCTTTTAACATTTGAAGGTTTAGCAAATATTAATGATGTTGAAAAATATAAAGGAAAAATGTTGAAGATAAGCGAACAACGACAGGATAATCTAGACGAAAATGAATTTTATTATCACGAAATCATCGATTGTGAAGTTTTTTCAGATGAAGGGGAAAGTCTAGGTAGAATAAAGGAAATACTTTCTCCAGGTGCGAATGATGTTTGGGTTGTGAAGCGAGCGGGCGAAAAAGACTTACTTTTACCTTATATAGAGGATGTTGTTAAAGAAGTCGATGTAGAAAATAAAAAAGTAATTGTTCATTTAATGGAAGGGTTATTATAA
- the ylqF gene encoding ribosome biogenesis GTPase YlqF, protein MTIQWFPGHMAKAKRQVIEKLKLIDVVIELLDARIPYSSRNPLVDEIVTGKPRLVLLNKADLADPRKTEEWISYFETKGLKCLAINAQTKNDMKTIISECKALTQEKFDKMRAKGIKNPRAIRALIVGIPNVGKSTLINRLAGKPIAKTGDRPGVTTGQQWIKVGKEFELLDTPGILWPKFEDEEVGYRLAITGAIKENLLDFQDVIAYALKFLTNEYPQNLKERYQLETISPDMVELFDEIGKFRGCLMGGGLVDYDKTAEIILRDIRSGKLGRLTFDKPADFEI, encoded by the coding sequence ATGACAATTCAATGGTTTCCAGGCCATATGGCTAAAGCGAAACGTCAAGTCATTGAAAAACTAAAATTAATTGATGTTGTTATTGAACTTTTAGATGCACGCATTCCCTATTCTTCTAGAAATCCGCTCGTTGATGAAATCGTCACAGGTAAGCCGCGCTTAGTCTTGCTCAATAAGGCTGATTTGGCAGACCCACGGAAAACAGAGGAATGGATTTCGTATTTTGAAACAAAAGGATTAAAATGTTTGGCTATCAATGCCCAAACGAAGAATGATATGAAAACAATTATTTCTGAATGCAAGGCACTTACGCAAGAAAAATTCGACAAGATGCGGGCAAAAGGGATAAAAAATCCGAGAGCGATTCGCGCTCTAATTGTAGGCATTCCCAATGTCGGCAAGTCGACTTTAATTAATAGGCTTGCGGGTAAGCCGATTGCGAAAACAGGTGATCGCCCTGGTGTGACAACTGGGCAGCAATGGATCAAGGTTGGCAAAGAGTTTGAGCTGTTAGATACGCCTGGAATTTTATGGCCGAAGTTTGAGGACGAAGAGGTTGGTTATCGATTAGCAATTACTGGTGCCATAAAAGAAAACCTACTCGATTTTCAAGATGTCATAGCTTATGCATTGAAATTTCTAACAAATGAATATCCTCAAAATTTAAAGGAGCGCTATCAATTAGAGACGATTTCACCGGATATGGTTGAATTATTTGACGAAATCGGCAAATTTCGAGGCTGTTTGATGGGCGGGGGCCTCGTTGATTACGATAAAACAGCGGAAATCATTTTAAGAGATATACGCTCTGGCAAGCTTGGACGATTAACCTTTGATAAGCCAGCTGATTTTGAAATATAA
- the trmD gene encoding tRNA (guanosine(37)-N1)-methyltransferase TrmD: MKIDVLTLFPEMFSGVLSQSILKKAQERQIVTYNVHNFREFSKDKHQKVDDYPYGGGAGMVLTPQPIFDAVTHLTMDTEKRPRIILMCPQGERYTQKKAEELAKEEQLIFICGHYEGYDERIREHLVTDELSIGDYVLTGGELASMVIIDSVVRLLPGVLGNESSAPCDSYSSGLLEHPHYTRPADFNGMKVPETLLSGNHKKIEEWRAKESLRRTFLRRPDLLNERSLSEKEKKWLEEFKNDL; this comes from the coding sequence ATGAAAATCGATGTATTAACATTGTTTCCTGAAATGTTTTCTGGTGTTTTAAGTCAATCTATTCTAAAAAAAGCACAAGAACGTCAAATTGTTACCTACAATGTTCATAATTTCCGTGAATTCTCGAAGGATAAGCATCAGAAGGTCGATGATTATCCTTACGGAGGAGGAGCAGGAATGGTATTAACGCCACAGCCAATCTTCGATGCGGTTACCCACTTGACAATGGACACGGAAAAACGTCCAAGAATTATCCTTATGTGCCCGCAAGGGGAAAGATATACACAAAAAAAAGCAGAAGAATTAGCAAAAGAAGAGCAGCTTATTTTTATTTGTGGTCACTATGAAGGCTATGATGAGCGGATTCGCGAACATCTTGTAACAGATGAACTATCAATTGGTGACTATGTGCTAACTGGCGGAGAATTGGCAAGCATGGTCATTATTGATAGTGTTGTCCGCCTTCTCCCAGGTGTTTTAGGCAATGAGAGTTCAGCTCCATGTGATTCTTATAGCAGCGGCCTTTTGGAACATCCACACTATACAAGACCAGCTGATTTTAACGGAATGAAGGTACCTGAAACATTACTGTCCGGCAATCATAAAAAAATCGAAGAATGGCGAGCGAAGGAATCACTAAGAAGGACATTTCTAAGAAGACCGGATTTGTTAAACGAACGCTCATTGTCGGAAAAAGAAAAAAAATGGCTCGAAGAGTTTAAGAATGACCTGTAA
- the lepB gene encoding signal peptidase I: MSQGKNEVWEWIKALIIAVLLAGSIRYFLFAPIVVDGESMMPTLQDHYRMIVNKIGYKIGKPERFDIVVFHATEERDYIKRVIGLPGDHVEYKDDVLYINGKPIEEPYLEQYKREVNGPLTNDFTLEEVTGVDRVPDGQLFVLGDNRRFSKDSRIIGTVSMDKVLGKTNIVYWPPSEFKIMSDKQ, from the coding sequence ATGTCCCAAGGCAAGAATGAAGTATGGGAATGGATTAAAGCATTAATAATTGCTGTATTATTAGCAGGTAGCATAAGATATTTCTTATTTGCTCCCATTGTTGTCGATGGGGAATCCATGATGCCGACCTTACAGGACCATTATCGGATGATTGTTAATAAAATCGGCTATAAAATTGGTAAGCCAGAAAGATTTGACATTGTCGTATTTCATGCTACAGAAGAACGTGACTATATTAAAAGGGTGATTGGATTGCCTGGTGATCATGTTGAATACAAAGATGATGTTTTATATATAAACGGTAAGCCGATTGAAGAGCCTTATTTAGAACAATATAAGAGGGAAGTAAATGGGCCGCTTACAAACGATTTTACACTTGAAGAGGTTACAGGTGTAGACCGCGTCCCTGATGGGCAGCTTTTCGTCCTTGGAGATAATCGCCGCTTTAGTAAAGATAGTCGAATTATCGGAACAGTGAGCATGGATAAAGTTCTTGGTAAAACAAATATCGTCTATTGGCCTCCGAGTGAATTTAAAATCATGAGCGATAAACAGTAG